Proteins encoded in a region of the Ornithodoros turicata isolate Travis chromosome 3, ASM3712646v1, whole genome shotgun sequence genome:
- the LOC135388653 gene encoding uncharacterized protein LOC135388653 isoform X3, whose amino-acid sequence MASEMSVAEPAPAAGGAPPDKNAPVIPDLVVYACSFIIICVVVGGVVALSTVMKERLEIGKQTSAATLSADAGAVRLLAVDEGENEDFRILNDDDPFHYRVSKARDGGKKVPFYEAAHLKEKATDKKVVKAAKAPPAKARTKTKKSTTKAHAKVSTKRRSPAAEKLATRRRVAGPSKTTKSQQRRAHQLRDPVESENDTSKNNNSLSAIKAGLQNVKTMNVLMGNFTGSEDSQGLNETVVPNLKLDEHVNMSDLSDIVPSEKSEEGNASAEPPHKPLHTFIGISVHRPKASHPRSKGNDTSGSDGLALSSVQGISEEPVSSSASPEERREGRAGDPQSGSSNITSINDSSADVSAPTPLPLGVASGSNESFTVVSFESTSGKASARRERLSDKSPGSIATNASAGGPAAGSESSLKSRNESHLLLESTPGVPGLVGSASESETSLPGRVPGDTNSTKTVSEVPDSPNNPPSLVKHPSSASPESKSSSPKSPESLARGSPVSESNITARGGQVNDSSMPGPPLEKNEKEQSPASGIPEKPVGSIPGGEPRSQPAAPVGASARPLFCHFNHTNAVGLGALNFEPTELPYQYCTHVVYGNIKIFPTTVLLDPETSDRDDLERYAAAKRKFPNVKFMVTIGGEEQDDIALAEAFKDDVKLKLLTNSIVALVQNFTLDGVNLHWDEPDLEGDVERDAIGLLNLVKGLKQLLTTSIIAVTLPNDHEERVAVFNVKELAAAVDYLFLNTHEVYSPYSALTRFPGPAQDVETGGMFTAISEVVKELGNHPPKSLCFTVGLHGVAYQVAATARLDKYVPLANTTRDPSRPPEVQREGHVISYPEICSLQLNCNRAIIEKSCYDKVKDTWFGYADEKAIGSKVKWILQEGWENLCIVAWNIDMDDSTGSCGHTGVRYPLLKSISATSQSLVY is encoded by the exons AT GGCGTCGGAAATGTCCGTGGCCGAACCGGCACCAGCCGCCGGAGGTGCCCCCCCAGACAAGAACGCGCCCGTCATTCCTGACCTGGTCGTGTATGCTTGTAGCTTCATCATCATCTGTGTTGTCGTCGGAGGCGTTGTCGCGCTCTCGACGGTGATGAAGGAAAGGCTCG AGATCGGGAAACAAACTAGCG CTGCAACACTGTCCGCGGATGCAGGAGCAGTAAGGCTTCTGGCCGTTGACGAAGGCGAGAATGAAG ATTTCAGAATTCTCAACGATGACGACCCTTTCC ACTACCGAGTATCCAAGGCCCGAG ACGGCGGTAAGAAGGTCCCATTTTACGAGGCTGCCCATTTAA AGGAGAAAGCTACAGACAAGAAAG TTGTGAAAGCGGCTAAGGCTCCTCCGGCAAAGGCGCGCACAAAAACGAAGAAATCGACGACCAAGGCCCACGCAAAGGTCTCGACCAAGCGGCGCAGTCCTGCGGCGGAAAAACTGGCAACGCGCCGACGAGTCGCAGGGCCTTCGAAAACTACCAAGAGTCAGCAACGTA GAGCACATCAACTTCGAGACCCTGTTGAGAGTGAAAACGATACTTCGAAGAACAACAACAGTCTCTCGGCGA TTAAAGCAGGCTTGCAGAACGTAAAGACCATGAACG ttctcatgGGCAACTTCACGGGCTCCGAAG ACTCGCAAGGATTAAACGAAACTGTGGTCCCCAACCTAAAACTCGATG AACACGTCAACATGTCCGACCTTTCAG ATATAGTGCCATCAGAAAAATCGGAAGAAGGCA ACGCTTCCGCAGAGCCTCCACATAAGCCGCTCCATACATTCATCG GTATCAGTGTACACAGGCCGAAAGCATCCCATCCTCGTTCCAAAG GAAACGATACAAGTGGATCCGATGGCCTTGCGTTGAGCAGCGTTCAAG GAATCTCCGAAGAGCCAG TGTCTTCGAGTGCTTCTCCAGAAGAACGACGTGAAGGCCGTGCGGGTGACCCCCAATCAGGATCATCTAACATCACATCGATTAATGACTCCTCAGCTGACGTTTCTGCTCCCACGCCATTACCACTAGGCGTAGCGTCCGGTTCCAATGAGAGCTTTACTGTGGTTTCGTTCGAAAGTACATCAGGAAAAGCCTCTGCACGTAGAGAGCGGCTGTCTGATAAATCGCCTGGGAGCATAGCAACCAACGCCTCCGCGGGGGGTCCAGCGGCAGGGTCTGAGTCTTCGTTAAAGTCAAGAAATGAGAGCCACCTGCTGCTTGAAAGTACGCCAGGGGTTCCAGGATTAGTGGGTTCAGCGTCAGAGTCTGAGACGTCTCTACCAGGTCGCGTACCAGGAGACACTAACAGCACTAAGACCGTCTCAGAAGTCCCTGATTCTCCAAACAATCCTCCGTCGTTGGTTAAGCATCCGAGCTCCGCGAGTCCCGAGTCAAAATCATCTTCACCTAAGAGCCCTGAGAGCTTAGCCCGTGGCAGTCCTGTGTCAGAGTCTAATATTACTGCACGAGGAGGTCAGGTGAACGACAGTTCCATGCCAGGACCACCGCTTGAGAAGAATGAAAAGGAGCAAAGCCCAGCATCGGGGATCCCCGAAAAGCCAGTGGGAAGTATTCCGGGAGGCGAACCAAGGAGCCAGCCCGCAGCTCCCGTCGGGGCGTCTGCCAGGCCACTTTTTTGTCATTTCAATCATACCAACGCTGTTGGGCTTGGGGCTTTAAATTTCGAACCAACTGAGCTGCCGTACCAGTACTGTACCCATGTTGTGTATGGAAATATTAAGATTTTTCCAACGACGGTACTTCTTGATCCAGAGACGTCTGACAGAG ATGACTTGGAGAGATACGCTGCAGCCAAACGCAAGTTCCCCAATGTGAAATTCATGGTCACCATTGGCGGTGAAGAACAAGATGATATCGCACTGGCAGAAGCATTCAAAGATGACGTCAAACTAAAGCTGCTGACTAATAGCATCGTGGCACTGGTGCAGAACTTCACGCTAGACGGTGTCAATTTGCACTGGGATGAACCAGACCTCGAAGGGGACGTTGAAAGGGACGCGATAGGACTCTTGAACTTGGTCAAG GGTCTGAAACAACTCCTCACAACTAGCATCATAGCCGTAACCTTACCAAACGACCATGAAGAGAGGGTTGCTGTCTTCAACGTGAAGGAGCTGGCAGC CGCTGTAGACTACCTCTTCCTGAACACGCACGAAGTTTACAGTCCGTACTCGGCATTGACTCGGTTTCCGGGACCTGCCCAAGATGTTGAAACTGGAGGGATG TTCACCGCCATTTCGGAGGTGGTAAAGGAATTGGGCAATCACCCACCGAAGAGCCTCTGCTTCACTGTGGGACTACATGGAGTCGCGTATCAGGTTGCCGCAACGGCACGACTGGACAAGTACGTGCCACTAGCAAATACAACACGGGATCCAAGTCGTCCTCCTGAGGTTCAGCGTGAGGGCCACGTGATATCTTATCCAGAG ATCTGCTCGCTGCAACTGAATTGTAATCGAGCAATAATCGAGAAGTCTTGCTACGACAAGGTGAAAGACACGTGGTTTGGCTATGCCGATGAAAAAGCAATCGGATCCAAG GTGAAATGGATTCTTCAGGAAGGCTGGGAGAACCTCTGCATAGTAGCATGGAACATTGACATGGACGACTCCACAGGGAGCTGTGGTCACACCGGCGTCAGATACCCCTTACTTAAAAGCATCAGCGCCACGTCTCAAAGTCTTGTATACTAA
- the LOC135388653 gene encoding uncharacterized protein LOC135388653 isoform X2, translating into MASEMSVAEPAPAAGGAPPDKNAPVIPDLVVYACSFIIICVVVGGVVALSTVMKERLEIGKQTSAATLSADAGAVRLLAVDEGENEDFRILNDDDPFHYRVSKARDGGKKVPFYEAAHLKEKATDKKVVKAAKAPPAKARTKTKKSTTKAHAKVSTKRRSPAAEKLATRRRVAGPSKTTKSQQQTTKKRAHQLRDPVESENDTSKNNNSLSAIKAGLQNVKTMNVLMGNFTGSEDSQGLNETVVPNLKLDEHVNMSDLSDIVPSEKSEEGNASAEPPHKPLHTFIGISVHRPKASHPRSKGNDTSGSDGLALSSVQGISEEPVSSSASPEERREGRAGDPQSGSSNITSINDSSADVSAPTPLPLGVASGSNESFTVVSFESTSGKASARRERLSDKSPGSIATNASAGGPAAGSESSLKSRNESHLLLESTPGVPGLVGSASESETSLPGRVPGDTNSTKTVSEVPDSPNNPPSLVKHPSSASPESKSSSPKSPESLARGSPVSESNITARGGQVNDSSMPGPPLEKNEKEQSPASGIPEKPVGSIPGGEPRSQPAAPVGASARPLFCHFNHTNAVGLGALNFEPTELPYQYCTHVVYGNIKIFPTTVLLDPETSDRDDLERYAAAKRKFPNVKFMVTIGGEEQDDIALAEAFKDDVKLKLLTNSIVALVQNFTLDGVNLHWDEPDLEGDVERDAIGLLNLVKGLKQLLTTSIIAVTLPNDHEERVAVFNVKELAAAVDYLFLNTHEVYSPYSALTRFPGPAQDVETGGMFTAISEVVKELGNHPPKSLCFTVGLHGVAYQVAATARLDKYVPLANTTRDPSRPPEVQREGHVISYPEICSLQLNCNRAIIEKSCYDKVKDTWFGYADEKAIGSKVKWILQEGWENLCIVAWNIDMDDSTGSCGHTGVRYPLLKSISATSQSLVY; encoded by the exons AT GGCGTCGGAAATGTCCGTGGCCGAACCGGCACCAGCCGCCGGAGGTGCCCCCCCAGACAAGAACGCGCCCGTCATTCCTGACCTGGTCGTGTATGCTTGTAGCTTCATCATCATCTGTGTTGTCGTCGGAGGCGTTGTCGCGCTCTCGACGGTGATGAAGGAAAGGCTCG AGATCGGGAAACAAACTAGCG CTGCAACACTGTCCGCGGATGCAGGAGCAGTAAGGCTTCTGGCCGTTGACGAAGGCGAGAATGAAG ATTTCAGAATTCTCAACGATGACGACCCTTTCC ACTACCGAGTATCCAAGGCCCGAG ACGGCGGTAAGAAGGTCCCATTTTACGAGGCTGCCCATTTAA AGGAGAAAGCTACAGACAAGAAAG TTGTGAAAGCGGCTAAGGCTCCTCCGGCAAAGGCGCGCACAAAAACGAAGAAATCGACGACCAAGGCCCACGCAAAGGTCTCGACCAAGCGGCGCAGTCCTGCGGCGGAAAAACTGGCAACGCGCCGACGAGTCGCAGGGCCTTCGAAAACTACCAAGAGTCAGCAAC AGACGACAAAGAAAC GAGCACATCAACTTCGAGACCCTGTTGAGAGTGAAAACGATACTTCGAAGAACAACAACAGTCTCTCGGCGA TTAAAGCAGGCTTGCAGAACGTAAAGACCATGAACG ttctcatgGGCAACTTCACGGGCTCCGAAG ACTCGCAAGGATTAAACGAAACTGTGGTCCCCAACCTAAAACTCGATG AACACGTCAACATGTCCGACCTTTCAG ATATAGTGCCATCAGAAAAATCGGAAGAAGGCA ACGCTTCCGCAGAGCCTCCACATAAGCCGCTCCATACATTCATCG GTATCAGTGTACACAGGCCGAAAGCATCCCATCCTCGTTCCAAAG GAAACGATACAAGTGGATCCGATGGCCTTGCGTTGAGCAGCGTTCAAG GAATCTCCGAAGAGCCAG TGTCTTCGAGTGCTTCTCCAGAAGAACGACGTGAAGGCCGTGCGGGTGACCCCCAATCAGGATCATCTAACATCACATCGATTAATGACTCCTCAGCTGACGTTTCTGCTCCCACGCCATTACCACTAGGCGTAGCGTCCGGTTCCAATGAGAGCTTTACTGTGGTTTCGTTCGAAAGTACATCAGGAAAAGCCTCTGCACGTAGAGAGCGGCTGTCTGATAAATCGCCTGGGAGCATAGCAACCAACGCCTCCGCGGGGGGTCCAGCGGCAGGGTCTGAGTCTTCGTTAAAGTCAAGAAATGAGAGCCACCTGCTGCTTGAAAGTACGCCAGGGGTTCCAGGATTAGTGGGTTCAGCGTCAGAGTCTGAGACGTCTCTACCAGGTCGCGTACCAGGAGACACTAACAGCACTAAGACCGTCTCAGAAGTCCCTGATTCTCCAAACAATCCTCCGTCGTTGGTTAAGCATCCGAGCTCCGCGAGTCCCGAGTCAAAATCATCTTCACCTAAGAGCCCTGAGAGCTTAGCCCGTGGCAGTCCTGTGTCAGAGTCTAATATTACTGCACGAGGAGGTCAGGTGAACGACAGTTCCATGCCAGGACCACCGCTTGAGAAGAATGAAAAGGAGCAAAGCCCAGCATCGGGGATCCCCGAAAAGCCAGTGGGAAGTATTCCGGGAGGCGAACCAAGGAGCCAGCCCGCAGCTCCCGTCGGGGCGTCTGCCAGGCCACTTTTTTGTCATTTCAATCATACCAACGCTGTTGGGCTTGGGGCTTTAAATTTCGAACCAACTGAGCTGCCGTACCAGTACTGTACCCATGTTGTGTATGGAAATATTAAGATTTTTCCAACGACGGTACTTCTTGATCCAGAGACGTCTGACAGAG ATGACTTGGAGAGATACGCTGCAGCCAAACGCAAGTTCCCCAATGTGAAATTCATGGTCACCATTGGCGGTGAAGAACAAGATGATATCGCACTGGCAGAAGCATTCAAAGATGACGTCAAACTAAAGCTGCTGACTAATAGCATCGTGGCACTGGTGCAGAACTTCACGCTAGACGGTGTCAATTTGCACTGGGATGAACCAGACCTCGAAGGGGACGTTGAAAGGGACGCGATAGGACTCTTGAACTTGGTCAAG GGTCTGAAACAACTCCTCACAACTAGCATCATAGCCGTAACCTTACCAAACGACCATGAAGAGAGGGTTGCTGTCTTCAACGTGAAGGAGCTGGCAGC CGCTGTAGACTACCTCTTCCTGAACACGCACGAAGTTTACAGTCCGTACTCGGCATTGACTCGGTTTCCGGGACCTGCCCAAGATGTTGAAACTGGAGGGATG TTCACCGCCATTTCGGAGGTGGTAAAGGAATTGGGCAATCACCCACCGAAGAGCCTCTGCTTCACTGTGGGACTACATGGAGTCGCGTATCAGGTTGCCGCAACGGCACGACTGGACAAGTACGTGCCACTAGCAAATACAACACGGGATCCAAGTCGTCCTCCTGAGGTTCAGCGTGAGGGCCACGTGATATCTTATCCAGAG ATCTGCTCGCTGCAACTGAATTGTAATCGAGCAATAATCGAGAAGTCTTGCTACGACAAGGTGAAAGACACGTGGTTTGGCTATGCCGATGAAAAAGCAATCGGATCCAAG GTGAAATGGATTCTTCAGGAAGGCTGGGAGAACCTCTGCATAGTAGCATGGAACATTGACATGGACGACTCCACAGGGAGCTGTGGTCACACCGGCGTCAGATACCCCTTACTTAAAAGCATCAGCGCCACGTCTCAAAGTCTTGTATACTAA